The Hydra vulgaris chromosome 05, alternate assembly HydraT2T_AEP genome includes the window TCCATTTTGAAAGAAAGTGAGTTAGCAAGAGTTTTAACCGAAGTTTTTGAGTGCATGTGCAGCGGTGGTGTTCTCAatacaaagttaaataaatggatCAATTTAAGCTATTCACTACCGCATATGGTTCACAgtggaaaaaaaacaatgataaaggagttgaaatttattcaatatatgCAAGGAATTAAGCCTTATCATACAATGTTGCTTTTAGACGAAAGCGGTCGAGATAATCTTATTTCCTTTCTTCCTATTGATGCTTCTCCTGTTCTCAAAAGGCTAATAAAACATTCAAGTCCTGTAAAGAATTTTCAAACATTAAGTCAAGATGCCGATATATCTTTACCGCAAATATTTCAAGTAGTTGCCCATCTGGTGTATTGGGGTAAGTGTACTGTAATATACCCACTTGCTGAGAGCAACGTATATATTCTTTCCGAAGACGCACCGACTGCTAAAGATAGCAAAGCAGCAGAAGAGTTTGCCAAAGTTTTCCAAGAACATTCGCTTCATAAAGTGCTTGCCATATTTTCTTCTCCAACTTCGCTCGGCGATTACCGCAATATACGTTGTAACCAACAGCAGAGTGAGCAAGCCCAAATAGTGAAGTGGATGCTTATACACGGAATACTGAAACAACTGCATACATACGTCATTATTTTGCctgtaaatgaaaattttatttctgatgataaaaaaagcaaagagTTAATTGAAATAGCAAAACGTTACCTTAAAAAGAACGAAATCAGTATATTTAGTAACTTTACAGTTGCCGAAAAAATGGGTTTCCTACAATTAGTAGAAGTTGTTGACAAGGAGGacttggtattttttttaaatatgtcaaaatattttcGAGGAGAACATCATTTGGAAGATATAATGTACTACGAAAATGTCCCTAGATCGAAGCTGCTTACATTAATTGATAAGTTCAGAAGCATGCTTCTCACTGTAGATCACGAAGATTCTGCGCTTTTATGAGCTCAAAAAAGACTTGAAGTTCTAGTAATTATGTCTTTGTAACAATAAACATCAACAGTAAAGATAATATTAAGTcgtacaaaaactaaaaatgttaaaaaaattattacaaaatcaatcgcTTTTGCCGCTCTCAAAAGTTGTGTCATTAGTTTTGTTACGCTTGTCACTATCGAGCGATTTTATGAATGGTTGAAGCAAATCAATGCGAATGCTATAACTTTCAATATTCTTCTTCGAAGTTGCGTCGAAATTCAAACAcaacattttaatttagaatCTAATTTCTAAGTAGTTTGatttagaaaattcaaaaaattacaacagaaagttttatattaattgttacCTACATACATACTACATAGCCATCACTAAAGGTTTTATATCACCAAAGTACAACTAAATAAAGCATTCTTATATCGATAATGTATTAACTAAATTACATTGCGTTCAACCAACTGTAAATTCTTTTCAGTATCAGTGTTAATTCAATATTCAATATATAGTGGGTTAGCGCTGAAGGAATGGAccgctatttttttttttttttgagccaTTATATCAAGTAGACCAAAAAGTAATGACAATgaacttgatgttttttttaaaaaggtttttaatagtaataaatgaGTAATCAAAATATctcttttaaatatcaaaatagttaattatttaatattttgatatattataatagcaataaaatttatatttagcatATAGTTAAATAGTCAAATACAACCTCAAACTTGTGATGCCTTATATTTGTTTCGGTAAACGTCGTGGTAGTGACATATATTCGTGAAATTGGGTCGGGGTAGCGACATTCATTTGAGGGGTAGTCAAATCATCAGGTAAAATAGACATAGAAATATtactttccaaaaaaaaacagatattaaCCTATTACTTAACAAGGCTTAAACTAAGGGTTTGCAATAAGGAGAAAAGTCGGTATTAATAACCAGTCACTACCGAAGTTATGATATTGAAATtgaaagtaagtttttaaatatcaactCTTTCAAAAGTTCGGTATTGAACGGTCTCTTTGAAAGTGTTTGATAGTGTAAACTTAAATTATCGCCACTATTAAAAGAACCAAACACCTCTTTTGGTTAGCCCGCCTACAAGACAAAAACGTATTTTTGAGAGCAATGTTATCTCCAGTGTGTCGCTCGGGGAACGCAACACATCCAAGCAAAGAGTACTTAAGCTAATGGTTGGAGTTTATGTTATGCTAATGGTTGGAGTTTATGTAGTGCAAAGTTAAAGCAGCATACGCATCATTGCTTCTACTTGACCACAGATCCGTTGTGAAACCAACAGCATCAACATTTGCTAAATCCTTTTTCATAGTAATCAAATTTGCCTCTGATATTTTGGTATAAGATGGGTAACTTGCTCCTTAAATATGTGGAAGGTGCTTTAAGATTAACTTCAGGCATTGCGAAACACATAAGATCTTTGAACCCATCAGAAGCAACATGTGTAAATGGTACACGCACAAATATTTCATGATTTCTAAGTCTGCTGTGAGCTGTCGCTTATCATTTGaggaaaattttgtttttactttgcAATAAGAAGAAatgtcaattttcatttttttacctcCTTCAACAATCTGGGCTTGGCTTACATTTTAATCCGCAGCTTCACCAATTGTTTCCATTGCCAATGCTTCAGTTGTAGTTTCAGATGATCGCTTTTTTCTGTCATTTTCAATACTGTTAAAAATGTCTTTGTGGCAGCCTCGAAGATAAAACCTTATCCCTGTGGTGCTGCCTCGCTTGGTGCTTATTTATGATGGGCGCTGTTTGCATTGGGCAACATCTTTGCCgtgaaaatctttttaaaagaattccCAATAAGTACTTGCTCTTAGCATGCTCTTAATAACTCTTAAGATGTCACTTTcttcaaaacaataaaacaatgttattctcacaattaatttttttagacaaacctgtaaacttatttttataagaaataacgtttgcaaaaataaattaaaccataaaaataattaaaattaattactttatgAAATTACTACTACAGTAGAATCTCTTTAATTCGAATTTTATGGGGAAAAATAAAAGTTCGAATTAGAGAGATTTTTGAGTTATAGAAAGTTGATTTTTCTTAAACGCATTTCACGGTGACTTAGCATTTAATCGAATTTATGGAGGTTTTCGAATTAAGGAGATTCGAATTAGAAAGATTGTACTctataattcaattttaaataaaaattttaatggagaattctttaaattaaatttacataatataattttaatagaatgtcaaattttcaagtaaaattattatgcTCTgacgttttttaatttaggacaaaatatttttaattaaatttatttcaaacaattcgtattattattaccaattttttttttgatattgagtTCGGTAATGGCAAAAGGACTTCGGTAGTGATTGGAGCAATTTTCATTATaggaaaaaatgttttcactTTCAAACACTTGATATTGAAATTGAGTTTTTTGATTTCGCGCTTTCAATATCATTACTTCCGATAGTTCGGTGTTTTTTGATACTTCAATAGTTCGGTAGCGATATCGTAATACCCTAGTTTAAACATACATTTGCAGAGAAATATAGTCTTTTATTCTGTTATGAATCTAGCTAATAGTCTTTCTTCACAAAATTATCTTAGAGAGTTATTTAACCTCAccccctttttttataaatgttttataactattttataactttttttataactgttctAAAATCTATTTTCTTGgtaaactttattaactttctTTGGCAAGATCTTTTCTCAATATAATTTCTCTCAAAAATGTCCGGCTATTATAGACccacctttttctttttcttataatttttttgtccagAAAAAGATAAATTCTTAGAAGTGGCAATacttaagtaatattttatacaactatttttaacatGAAAAGTTTTGTTTGATATTAAAAGTTCTGTCACAAAACTTCTCACAAAGTTAATATCTCTAAATACGTTACTGTCAAAAGGAAATATACCGTAAACTGCGGTGGCTTCATACCGTATTATACCAAAATAGGGTGTCTTTATACCGAAATATACCGTAAACTTTGGcacaaacataattttttactttaaaatggtttaaattcAATGCTGAgtttaagattaattttttaaactattgaaattcaatgcttttgttaaaaaacaagaaatcaAGTCTTAGGAGAGACTCAAGCCGCGTACGGACTAGCTACCTCCTCCTTCCCCCACACCTtcttacatactttatggaagataataaataagaagTTTTTTCGGCCAACTACAGGAGTTGACTTTCACCCTTACTAAAAGTCACCTGACTAGTGAAAAAAActgttgtaataatattaataaatatttctgcGTGTAAAAGGAAAAGGGAGATGAGTCATGATATGTCACTTTACAGCAGAAGCAATATGAAATTGGTGCagttgcaacttttttgaaaagtacAGTTTCAAGCCTTGTATAATGAATCGAGTGCTTATTTTTTGAGGgggtatttaaaatttaaacttttttccttGATACTTAATATTACTATTCAAATGCCGTATATAACTCATTTTCGACTTTTTTTGACTTATCTCCCTTTTCCTTTCGCACGCAAATTTGTAGATATTATGGTAGTTAATGTTGTCATGATAGAAATTAagattttgtattaataatgcAATACAAAACCAGTATACATTACTAAATCAGTTTTTAGTTTAGATATGCCCAGAAATTATAAACCAAATAATGGAAGCTAATATGTTTCCTATTCCTTAAAAGTAAGCttcagacaaaaaaatttttaaattttataaagaaattcatAACACTCGCAATAGATTGCGGTGGTTGACTAGTTTTAGGACTTTCGGCTCACAATCGTGGTTCGAGTATCCCCCTCGACTGTAATAGCACCGTTTGAAGCTTCCATTTATTCTTGTACCGCTTACgtgaaataataactttaacaaGAGTTGCCACCTTAACAGTTATACAACGACCTACTTTTATTTAGGTTATAGACATTCATTAGCAAATCAAAGTTTCTTTAGTTCTAACACTTACTCGTCAACTAGcgtcattttaaaataacagttcAGTGTCTTTATTTATCAGTATTTTCCTTAAAcactcctttttttttcaaataacattgAAGCGTTGCATATTGAAATTTCTCGGctgttttttgaacttttttttttaagttatagttaTTGCGTCTTCTCTGTCTTTAACTggaagtttttgcttttaatatagTTCTTCGATGCATTATATCACACAGGAAAAATAAACCTTACTCTAAAATTGAGCAAGATTTTTCTATTGATATACTCATTATGAAGTTTGGCTTGATAATATCCTAACGTTCTTTTCTGAAGCTGAACTTTTTCGATGTAAAATTTAGATAAAGTGAGCTGCGGTTTCCTGTTAACCGCAAAGCACAGTAGACCTGAATTCACTTATACTGGACAAAACTAATAACTCGTCctataaaaagatttaagaacCATTTCCACCGTTTTGATTTTGTGTTGCTATGAATACCTTAACTGCCTAGCAACCACATATTTATTAAccttaacaaaaataaactgaaaaaagtaataactttattggATTACCCCCATAATTATCACATGAGTATTTTTATACAACAAATGTTTGGTTAATAGCAACCAGGCTGAAATGCCTGACAACGGTTCATTTTGCATAGTTACTAGCTTAACTAACTTTTCTTAAAGCATCAATGTTATAAACTAGACCAATAATATTATGGCAGCctgatgaaaaattattttatgcatttaaaaattttaacacatttcaaattactaattttaggCATTCTTATGCTGTTCCAGGactcaattttaaatttcatgaaaCTCCTACATGATCCATATAAAAAGGAACCTAaagcttaaaattatttttcgaacTAAAactcatatatttaattataatcgTAAAACAGctttagcttttttttctttaccatCTTGGCGTAAACTAAAACCTGATGCAAACAATAGGACTTAAGATGAATATGATGCAACTAATGGCGTCattcttcttttctttgttttacttCTTAAAGTATCAAATTTACATGGGGCCTGCCAGATACTACAGTTGGATAAGAGCAGAGCTTTCTTTATCAATGGAAGCAGTTAATAGAATTCTATTATTATCAATTACTAAGTCTgtcaaaaattgcaaaaatgcTTGTCCGGGTACCCGTTGAACGAACGGGTGGATACCcgtctaaataattttttaaaatttgtacttataaaaatttaaaaacaataaaaacgtcTCAATCAATGATgtcattcatttaaaattttacttaaatctaAACTTAATTTTACATTAAGTGTCCAGGTTACACAACTCCCAATTACGgttaacaaaaactaaaatgtcTACTGTTTTGGGCGCCAACGAGGCACGCCGTCGATTGAGCAGTTGAAAAAGCGCATTCTGCTAGCACCGAAGTTGCAGGTATGCACATGTTCTTGCGAGCCAAAATAGAAAGCTTTGGGTAACGTATGGTGTTATCTCGCCAAAGCTCTAAGATATTTCTGTTGACAGTCAATGGCGTTTTCGAAAAATAAGACGCCAATTCATCTATATGTCCAAACCTTTCGTTGGCTGTACACAGCAATGCTAGTTCATCAAAAACATTCTCCTTCGGTAAATTCGGTTCTAAATGATCTCGTGCTTGCTTTGGCATTGGTTCTTCTGTTactacttttatattttcttccAATACTGGCATAACAATAGCATCCATTTCAGCTCCAATGGTGgagtatgttttattttgaatagagTCTCcgagaaattttaattttttgatctaATACAGATGCCCTTGGTCCAGGTAGTACATTGAATCCTTCCGGATAATATCGCTTTGTTATTTCAGTAGCAATGACATTTCTGCAATTATTGGCAGCAGTGCATTTGTCTGGTTTTGCTGCTCGTAATTTTTTAGAACAATAGACAACAGTGGATAAACTAATGACAACGAAGTATATTTCAGACCAGATGGCATAGTTGTTACCTGTTTTAATAGTTTCAGAATGGGTATAATGGCTTGCGCAAGCAACCAGTTTTCATCCGTCATTTGTAGAGTTGACGCATTtctttttgttgtaaaatttcGGTCAGACAGCACAGCTCCAATCATCGAACGTAGCTTCACTAATTGCTCTAACATGTCCAACGTGGAATTCCATCGAGTAGAGCAGTCTATGATGACTTGTTTTTTTACCATCCTTAGGTCTCAATTCCTGCATTGCTAACGTACTTCGCTTGAAGTGTGCCGCCAATTGCCTTGCAGCCCAAATCATATTCACAATTGCTGGAAGTTTCAGACCAGCTTCAATGGCTAACTGTAGCGTGTGAGCAAAACAGCGCTGATCCGGCAATTTATCAAGAAAGTCCATTGCTCGGTTTATATTTGAGCCGTTATCATGGACAGTAGCAGCGATTTTCTGAACAGAAATTTGCCACTTGTCAGCAGCATCCTGCAAACGAATACTGATATTTTCTGCAGTGTGCCGTCCAAGACATTCTTGTGTCTGCAAGATTAAAAATTCCAGCTCCCATTCCATGTTAACCCATTGCGTagatacacacatatatgtaatGTTTTATGGACTACACCtattcaagatgtaattgagaacttGCAATTAAggaagatgtaattgagaaatacAGCATGTAACTTAGAAGTCacaatatgtaattaagaaacacaacatgtagttaagaaattttaaaatgtaattgagaaacccaacatgtaaataagaaatcgCAGTatgtaatttgaaaaataaaagttgtaattaagaaattgTAATAAGTAAATGAGAATACATTATTTGTAATTGCGAATTCAATATAAGCTTAAAGGTCATTATAAAAGATCTCTAGGACATgcattttaataagttaattatatcaaatttagcATTTGTATGCACCAGCAATACAGTAATACAGTAAaggaattgaaagatcgttgtgttattTGTCAATACACTATGAATAGAAAGTCTGTTATTAAATTGAATTCGTGCCAGCATTTATTGCATCAAATTTGTTTACAACCACTTCTGGAACAACCAAAACTACCTTGTCCAATTTGTAGACATGAAATACAtacaactgaacaagttgaaagaaAACATAATGTTTTATCTTCATCGAATGATAGAAAAAGAGTAATTGAATGTGCTGAGCAAAAAGACGATTGGGTAACTCTGGTGCAAACTTTAGGTgtcaaatataagacagcatatAATTGGGTCCGCAGTggaaatttaaactttattggaAGAGGTggttttaaaccaaaaaaattaaccgatgatcaaatcgaagaaacacTAACATGGATTAAAAGTGACTGTCAGTTGACATTGGTGGCCATTAAAACAAggatattaagacaatttaataTTAGCGTCAGCACAACCACAATTGCCaattacctcgaaggcagactattttcatttaaaaaagtgcacaaggagcctACTACAATGAATTgtaatgaaaacaaacaaaaaagagctgaatgTTAGAAACATTAACGAACACATCACAAATGGTCatcagatagtttggttggatgaaacaaattttattctttttgaagaaaaacgCAAGGACGTGCCAAACAGGGGAAAAGAGCAATAATGAAAATACCTTCTTCTCAAGGTGCAAATATACATTTGGTTACAGCTAAATCAACAACAAATGTTGTAATGATGGAAACTCGCAAaggatcatttaaagcagattcttgtaacgagtggatgttggcttTGTTTAACCAGTGGGTTACATTGGGGAATCGTTTAGAGGATTCGGTTGTCGTAACAGACTATGCTCCATGTCACCCTCGTTTGGAAAGGGTGTTTGAAAATTCACCGGCTCAGTTGTTACGATTAGGACCCTACAGCCCAATGTTAAACCCAGTGGAAGCTATCTGgtccaaaataaaaacaaacgttaaaaatattattcgcattccacctgtattcGGTGCTGGGATTATGAAATAACGAATGCAGTATTTAGAAAGAATTGTTACTGCggcaaaaaatacaataatgggAGGTGATTGTACATACGCTGTAAAACGTACGACCACGCATTACACAAcgattttaaatatggaagacgtcCAAGTTGGTGCTTAACTGAATATTGCAATGATTTTTAATGACGttgtttaaattcaaattttaaatttttatgtaaataaattaagtgTGTTTTATTCATTATTCATCTGAAAtctcaattaaatttttcacaaacaaaaataaaaaaagttttaattgacACCCAATAGGATTTTTCCAGTAACCGCCTAAACCTCAAATTCCTTTTTcatgactttttatattttattgatattatattattatttccaGCCTTAAATAACAAAGTATTTAGTTctacaaaattcaaaataccAAGTACTTTGTATTCTTTATACTTTTcttaatttcaacttttatcttctcaattacatcttacgatttctta containing:
- the LOC136080555 gene encoding GATOR1 complex protein NPRL3-like — protein: MLSLFEREDTREILPMNENTPISILLVVSGSRGERLLYRYPFNDPCCEHVQTNKNNLKSSFKSPYARVKSPHVALSQTHFLQNGELYGFSDVLLATLLVPKIVETNFEVKIDKLKLVGYPVLMTGYEDNAFEDCVIEDDHPLNEDVTNKIIHVVFALHSNTDDFVVKHYQNICRMIGKALRHEEKRCRYFSTQREIMLAQRECSEKISDVELNPFESILKESELARVLTEVFECMCSGGVLNTKLNKWINLSYSLPHMVHSGKKTMIKELKFIQYMQGIKPYHTMLLLDESGRDNLISFLPIDASPVLKRLIKHSSPVKNFQTLSQDADISLPQIFQVVAHLVYWGKCTVIYPLAESNVYILSEDAPTAKDSKAAEEFAKVFQEHSLHKVLAIFSSPTSLGDYRNIRCNQQQSEQAQIVKWMLIHGILKQLHTYVIILPVNENFISDDKKSKELIEIAKRYLKKNEISIFSNFTVAEKMGFLQLVEVVDKEDLVFFLNMSKYFRGEHHLEDIMYYENVPRSKLLTLIDKFRSMLLTVDHEDSALL